A DNA window from Pyrus communis chromosome 3, drPyrComm1.1, whole genome shotgun sequence contains the following coding sequences:
- the LOC137728343 gene encoding cyclin-C1-2-like, which yields MHSTADRSLCFSYLLYYKLFIFCSFSFSFLSDISKLAQHVKVRQRVVATAVTYMRRVYTKKSMSEYDPRLVAPTCLYLASKAEESTVQAKLLVFYIRKKDLVCDTDDKYRYEINDILEMEMKILEALNYYLVEYHPYRSLSQLLQDAGLNDISMTQLTWGVVNDTYKMDLALVHPPHLIALACIYIASVLTLEGTSVKNISMEILDFYENHRTIPDERFNSALNKLPYKS from the exons ATGCATAGTACTGCTGATCGCTCACTATGTTTTTCATATCTACTTTActataaattattcattttttgctctttttccttttcctttctttcggATATATCAAAATTGGCCCAACATGTAAAAGTGAGACAAAG GGTTGTAGCTACCGCAGTTACATATATGAGACGAGTGTACACCAA GAAGAGTATGTCTGAGTATGATCCACGTCTTGTAGCTCCAACCTGCCTGTACCTGGCATCCAAAGCAGAAGAAAGCACAGTGCAAGCTAAACTTCTAGTATTTTACATAAGAAAGAAAGATTT agtaTGTG ATACCGATGATAAGTATAGATATGAGATCAACGACATACTTGAAATGGAAATGAAGATTTTAGAAGCTCTCAACTATTATCTGGTTGAATACCATCCGTATCGCTCATTGTCTCA GTTGCTTCAGGATGCAGGCTTAAACGATATAAGTATGACTCAGTTAACTTG GGGAGTTGTAAATGACACGTACAAGATGGACCTTGCACTTGTACATCCTCCACACCTGATTGCTTTAGCTTGCATATACATTGCTAGCGTGCTTACTCTTGAAGGAACTTCT GTGAAAAACATATCAATGGAGATACTAGATTTCTACGAAAACCACCGAACGATCCCGGATGAGAGGTTTAATTCTGCTCTCAATAAGCTTCCCTACAAATCATAG
- the LOC137728344 gene encoding uncharacterized protein translates to MGDERPTETIPHVSDPLILHHSDSPSLVLVSQLLDGHNYGQWSRSMRIALSAKNKLGFIDGSIKNPATIHAKYPIWQRCNDMVLSWIWQSVQGNIAHSILYCKTASAAWRDLEDRFSQGNDSRIYQIRQEIVEHRQGQLSISDYYTKLKALWDELASYHGPIACECEGSKAHADREEKEKVMQFLMGLNESYSIIRGSILMMSPLPDTRRVHGLVLQHERQLDVVNRREPIAHAMQTSHSTAPKRGYGANNPNSRKIFKCSYCDGGHPVERCFFLIGFPEGHKWHGKNVQPRNRRAPPTSNNVEALPSPATKATTSNKFDATFTTEEYNQLMALLCNKNGTDLPLAHATGHGYEEDDWPGYTNLVALVLFLGQNPVSRDIKTLRADNGGEFVSMRSFLDTHDTLFQHTCAHTPQQNGVVERKHRHLLNVARALRFQANLPLKFWGESIQTACYLINRLPAPLLSHKSPYELLHETLPTYSHLRVFGCLCYATNLTPSHKFDARARRCLFLGYPLGQKGYRVYDLDSKRVFSSRGVIFHEHIFPLATSPPEKDLDFPVLPIPHDDLTPALLSTQPLPTPDLPPTADITHSPPNIPPSPASAPSPSQPPSLRHSDRIKHPPAHLRDYQTHHAALLQRSVIPSTMSGTRYPL, encoded by the exons ATGGGCgacgaaagaccaactgagacgATACCCCATGTATCTGATCCTCTCATTCTGCATCATTCAGACTCACCAAGCCTTGTCTTAGTCTCACAACTTCTTGATGGACACAACTATGGACAGTGGAGCCGTTCTATGCGAATCGCCCTCAGCGCCAAAAACAAACTAGGGTTCATTGATGGATCAATCAAGAATCCCGCAACCATTCATGCCAAGTATCCAATTTGGCAGAGATGCAATGACATGGTCTTGTCCTGGATTTGGCAATCCGTGCAGGGCAACATTGCCCACAGTATACTCTACTGCAAAACTGCATCAGCAGCATGGAGAGATCTTGAGGATCGTTTCTCGCAAGGAAACGATTCCAGGATCTATCAAATTCGACAAGAAATTGTCGAACACCGACAAGGACAGCTATCTATTTCAGATTATTACACAAAATTGAAAGCTCTCTGGGATGAATTAGCATCATATCATGGGCCCATTGCCTGTGAATGCGAGGGATCCAAGGCACATGCAGacagggaagaaaaagagaaagtcATGCAGTTCTTAATGGGTCTGAACGAGAGTTACTCAATCATACGAGGTTCTATCTTGATGATGAGCCCACTTCCAGATACACGACGAGTCCATGGATTGGTTCTTCAACATGAACGCCAATTGGATGTGGTAAATCGACGTGAACCTATCGCCCATGCAATGCAAACCAGTCATTCGACAGCACCAAAACGAGGCTATGGTGCCAACAACCCTAATTCACGGAAGATATTCAAATGCAGCTACTGTGACGGAGGACATCCAGTCGAACgttgtttttttcttattgGATTCCCTGAAGGACACAAATGGCACGGGAAGAATGTGCAGCCCAGAAATAGACGTGCACCTCCAACTTCCAACAATGTTGAAGCATTACCGTCGCCAGCTACCAAAGCAACAACCTCCAACAAATTTGATGCAACGTTCACAACCGAGGAGTACAACCAACTCATGGCTCTCCTTTGCAATAAGAATGGTACCGATCtgccccttgcacatgcaacaG GACATGGCTACGAAGAAGATGATTGGCCTGG ATACACAAACCTTGTTGCActcgttcttttcttgggtCAAAACCCAGTTTCACGTGACATTAAAACCCTTCGTGCAGACAATGGGGGAGAATTTGTATCTATGCGTTCGTTTTTAGACACTCATGACACCCTTTTTCAACACACCTGTGCACACACCCCTCAACAAAACGGGGTAGTTGAACGCAAACATCGCCATCTTTTGAACGTTGCCCGTGCCTTACGATTTCAAGCTAACCTACCCTTAAAATTCTGGGGGGAGAGTATACAAACTGCATGTTACCTTATCAATCGCCTTCCAGCACCCTTACTTTCCCACAAATCTCCATATGAACTCTTGCATGAGACACTACCTACATACTCTCATCTCCGGGTTTTTGGGTGTTTATGCTATGCCACCAACCTTACCCCCTCCCACAAATTTGATGCTCGTGCTCGTCGCTGCCTCTTCCTGGGTTATCCCCTTGGCCAAAAGGGCTACCGTGTTTATGACCTTGATAGCAAACGCGTTTTTTCCTCTCGTGGTGTCATCTTTCATGAGCATATTTTCCCCCTTGCTACCTCACCACCAGAAAAAGACCTCGACTTCCCTGTCTTACCTATCCCTCATGACGATCTCACTCCTGCACTCCTCTCAACTCAACCCCTTCCAACTCCTGACCTCCCTCCCACTGCCGATATCACTCATTCACCCCCAAACATCCCTCCCTCGCCAGCATCTGCTCCCTCACCTTCGCAACCTCCTTCTCTTCGCCACTCCGACCGCATTAAACACCCACCTGCCCATCTTCGTGACTACCAGACACATCATGCTGCTTTGCTTCAGCGCAGCGTCATCCCTTCCACCATGTCCGGCACCCGATATCCCCTTTAA
- the LOC137728741 gene encoding dimethylnonatriene synthase-like: MESTISPFQIIHTVLASLILYGALRIIAMANTKKNTTNKKIMMPKVPQPSGAWPLIGHLPLLRAENPIALTLGAMADQHGPVYSLKLGQHELLVLSAWEQVQELFTKKDRVFATRPTTAGGKYLGYDNATFALSPYGDYWREVRKLATMELLSSKRVKTLSHVRGSEVDSFIKTLHSLVCTKDNVDPSSTSSSPVHMSELLEHLTFNINVKLIAGKRFTAGQYNEKNGDVWRFEKAVKETLHLFGVFVWSDAMPCFEWLDGWFGHVSSMKKCFKELDYVLGKWLEEHRQRRLESKNNGVESDLMDVMLSNFEEDEIYGHNRDTVIKATALVLMATGTESTSVTLTWAISLLLNNQNVIKSAQEELDIHVGKDRWVQESDLTNLKYLQAILKETLRLYPPGPITGLREAMEDCHLGGYFVPKGTRLLVNIWKLQRDPRMCANPCEFQPERFMTTHVDVDFKGQSNFEYIPFSAGRRSCPGMTLGLHVVQLVLARLIQGFNMRRVGDGAVDMKEGLGLALPKANPLEVFLAPRLPLQLYQCL, translated from the exons ATGGAGTCAACAATTTCTCCATTCCAAATCATTCACACAGTTTTAGCTTCTTTAATTCTCTATGGTGCCTTGAGAATTATAGCAATGGCAAACACTAAGAAGAACACAACCAACAAAAAGATCATGATGCCTAAAGTCCCTCAACCCTCAGGAGCATGGCCCTTAATAGGTCACCTTCCTCTGCTACGTGCAGAAAACCCAATTGCACTTACACTCGGAGCCATGGCTGATCAACACGGACCCGTCTACTCCCTGAAGCTTGGACAGCACGAATTGCTTGTTCTCAGCGCCTGGGAACAAGTCCAAGAATTGTTCACAAAAAAGGACAGAGTTTTCGCCACCCGGCCGACTACAGCCGGCGGAAAGTACTTGGGCTATGACAATGCGACCTTCGCCCTTTCCCCGTACGGAGACTACTGGCGCGAGGTCCGTAAATTGGCCACCATGGAGCTTCTCTCGAGCAAAAGAGTTAAAACCCTAAGCCACGTCAGAGGCTCAGAAGTTGACTCCTTCATCAAAACTTTGCACTCACTAGTTTGCACAAAAGATAATGTGGATCCAAGTTCCACATCATCGTCGCCAGTGCATATGAGTGAGTTATTAGAGCACTTGACGTTTAACATAAACGTGAAGTTAATTGCTGGGAAGAGATTTACAGCTGGCCAGTATAACGAGAAAAACGGTGACGTTTGGCGTTTTGAAAAGGCAGTAAAAGAGACTTTGCATCTCTTTGGTGTTTTTGTCTGGTCGGATGCTATGCCATGTTTTGAGTGGCTGGACGGTTGGTTTGGTCACGTGAGTTCCATGAAGAAATGTTTTAAGGAACTGGACTACGTACTTGGGAAATGGCTCGAAGAACATCGACAAAGAAGATTGGAAAGCAAGAACAATGGGGTTGAGAGTGACTTGATGGATGTTATGTTATCCAACTTTGAGGAGGATGAAATTTATGGCCATAACCGTGATACTGTCATCAAAGCAACAGCACTG GTGCTAATGGCAACTGGCACAGAAAGCACATCTGTGACACTAACATGGGCAATCTCCTTACTCCTCAACAACCAAAACGTCATCAAATCTGCCCAGGAAGAGTTGGACATCCACGTAGGAAAAGACCGATGGGTTCAAGAATCAGATCTCACAAACCTCAAATACCTCCAAGCCATTCTCAAGGAAACCCTACGCTTATACCCACCTGGCCCAATCACAGGCCTCCGTGAGGCCATGGAGGACTGTCATCTCGGTGGTTACTTCGTCCCTAAAGGCACTCGTTTACTAGTCAACATTTGGAAGTTGCAGCGGGACCCACGCATGTGCGCCAACCCTTGTGAGTTTCAACCTGAGAGGTTCATGACCACTCATGTTGATGTGGATTTCAAAGGTCAAAGTAATTTCGAGTATATTCCATTTAGTGCAGGTAGAAGGTCGTGCCCAGGTATGACACTAGGGTTGCATGTTGTGCAATTGGTTCTGGCTCGTTTAATTCAGGGATTTAATATGAGGAGAGTCGGTGATGGGGCGGTGGATATGAAGGAAGGGTTGGGGCTTGCCCTGCCCAAAGCAAATCCATTAGAGGTTTTTCTTGCTCCACGCCTTCCTCTTCAGCTTTACCAATGCCTTTGA